One stretch of Amycolatopsis sp. 195334CR DNA includes these proteins:
- a CDS encoding NAD(P)-dependent oxidoreductase produces MDIVIGDGPRAQALRDALATAPAGAHDLVLLCADDYAAAEAALAGQPTGLDVVNLTSGTSAQARGLARRGRYLDGALMAHPEHVGDPATVIVYSGSEEVFERHRERLAVFGKTVYLGPDPGTAALYDLALLNLAWATLAGFVQTAALLGTAGVRAAEVAPMLTGWLAGTVSEVVTDYAGQLDRRRYPGDGEWLELDAPLMDHLVDTTRELGLDDTLATTVRTLTRRAIDAGHGADSFASLVEVIREPVKP; encoded by the coding sequence ATGGACATCGTGATCGGCGACGGCCCGCGCGCACAGGCGCTGCGGGACGCGCTCGCCACCGCCCCCGCCGGAGCGCACGACCTGGTGCTGCTGTGCGCCGACGACTACGCCGCCGCCGAAGCCGCGCTCGCCGGTCAGCCCACCGGTCTGGACGTGGTCAACCTGACCTCGGGCACCAGCGCGCAAGCGCGTGGACTGGCCAGGCGCGGCCGGTACCTCGACGGCGCGCTGATGGCACATCCCGAGCACGTGGGCGATCCCGCGACGGTGATTGTCTACAGTGGATCGGAGGAGGTCTTCGAGCGGCACCGCGAACGGCTCGCGGTCTTCGGCAAGACCGTGTACCTCGGTCCCGATCCCGGTACCGCCGCGCTCTACGACCTCGCGCTGCTCAACCTCGCCTGGGCCACGCTCGCCGGCTTCGTGCAGACCGCCGCGCTGCTGGGCACCGCCGGGGTGCGCGCGGCCGAGGTGGCCCCGATGCTCACCGGCTGGCTCGCCGGAACGGTCAGCGAGGTCGTCACCGACTACGCCGGTCAGCTCGACCGGCGGCGGTACCCCGGCGACGGCGAATGGCTGGAACTCGACGCGCCGCTGATGGACCACCTCGTCGACACCACCAGGGAACTCGGCCTCGACGACACGCTCGCCACCACCGTGCGCACGCTGACCCGGCGCGCGATCGACGCGGGCCACGGTGCGGACAGCTTCGCCAGCCTGGTCGAGGTCATCCGGGAGCCGGTCAAGCCGTAG
- a CDS encoding iron ABC transporter permease, which produces MEKTLGRSRLALLVVGLGVLVALGSAVHLTQGTANLDPWDVLRLVFGAESEDTAAVVLESRLPRLAAALVVGVALGVSGAALQSVARNVIASPDTLAVDAGAHLAIVAVAAVGLSLPLLGAAGVAFAGGLGAALLVLTLAGTGGQGIVRLVLAGTAIALAMISATRVLLLLFSEETRGLFAWGAGSLGQNGLDGVRTLGPVVGAALLLLLLLSRRLDLMYLGDDHARTLGVHVGRIRFATIALAVLLAATAVTIAGPIGFVGLAAPALVRLLSNVVPGLHRHAALLPVSAAMGVALLLGADVLMRALIGSQGALEVPTGVVTTVLGAVFLMVLARNIRVATTAAEPPSAHARVGVSGLRYRVILGVLVVVAFAALVGSILLGDTKLLLGDVVNWVTGQAGPLVSGVMENRAPRVAASFLAGASLALAGAVVQAVARNPLAEPGVIGVSGGAGLGAVTVITLVSGVGFWTQAGFAGIGAAVAMAVVFALAARGGLASERLVLIGFGMQAATQALVTLLITLSDPWNEAKALTWLGGSTYGRSFAHLVPMALAILLVVPLLVRARGELDLISLDDETPRVLGVPVPRSRLLLLVGAVLLTGSAVAGIGVIAFVGLVAPHAARAIVGRRHARVLPVAALLGALLVGLADTVGRTVIAPAQLPAGLMTALIGVPYFVWLLQRSRAATTLRG; this is translated from the coding sequence GTGGAAAAGACGCTCGGGCGGTCCAGGCTCGCCCTGCTCGTGGTCGGCCTCGGCGTGCTCGTCGCGCTGGGCTCGGCGGTGCACCTCACGCAGGGCACGGCGAACCTGGATCCGTGGGACGTGCTGCGGCTGGTCTTCGGCGCCGAATCCGAGGACACCGCGGCTGTTGTGCTCGAATCGAGGCTGCCGCGACTGGCCGCGGCACTCGTGGTCGGCGTCGCGCTCGGGGTTTCGGGCGCGGCGCTGCAATCGGTGGCGCGCAACGTGATCGCGTCACCGGACACGCTCGCCGTGGACGCCGGGGCGCACCTGGCCATCGTCGCGGTGGCGGCGGTGGGCCTCTCGCTCCCGCTGCTGGGCGCGGCCGGGGTGGCGTTCGCGGGCGGGCTGGGCGCGGCGCTGCTGGTGCTCACACTGGCGGGGACCGGCGGGCAGGGGATCGTCCGGCTGGTGCTGGCCGGTACCGCGATCGCGCTCGCGATGATCTCGGCGACCCGCGTGCTCCTGCTGTTGTTCTCGGAGGAGACCCGCGGCCTGTTCGCCTGGGGTGCGGGTTCGCTCGGGCAGAACGGGCTCGACGGCGTCCGCACGCTCGGGCCGGTCGTCGGCGCGGCACTGCTCCTGCTGCTCCTGCTGTCGCGCCGGTTGGATCTGATGTACCTCGGTGACGACCACGCGCGGACGCTCGGTGTCCACGTGGGACGGATCCGGTTCGCCACCATCGCGCTGGCCGTGCTGCTGGCGGCCACCGCGGTGACCATCGCCGGGCCGATCGGCTTCGTCGGGCTCGCCGCGCCCGCGCTGGTCCGGTTGCTGTCGAACGTGGTGCCCGGACTGCACCGGCACGCGGCACTGCTCCCGGTGTCCGCGGCGATGGGCGTGGCCCTGCTGCTCGGCGCGGACGTGCTGATGCGCGCGCTGATCGGCTCGCAGGGCGCCCTCGAAGTGCCCACCGGCGTGGTGACCACGGTGCTCGGCGCGGTGTTCCTGATGGTGCTGGCGCGCAACATCCGGGTCGCCACCACGGCGGCCGAACCACCTTCGGCGCACGCGCGGGTCGGGGTGTCCGGCCTGCGCTACCGCGTGATCCTCGGGGTGCTGGTCGTCGTGGCGTTCGCCGCGCTGGTCGGCTCGATCCTGCTGGGCGATACCAAACTGCTGCTCGGCGACGTGGTCAACTGGGTGACCGGGCAGGCCGGCCCGCTGGTCAGCGGGGTGATGGAAAACCGGGCGCCGCGGGTGGCCGCCTCCTTCCTCGCCGGTGCCTCGCTCGCGCTGGCGGGCGCGGTGGTCCAAGCGGTGGCACGCAACCCGCTGGCGGAACCGGGCGTCATCGGCGTGTCCGGCGGCGCCGGGCTCGGCGCGGTCACCGTGATCACCCTGGTGTCGGGCGTCGGCTTCTGGACACAGGCCGGGTTCGCCGGCATCGGCGCGGCCGTGGCCATGGCGGTGGTGTTCGCGCTCGCCGCCAGGGGCGGGCTGGCCAGCGAACGGCTGGTGCTGATCGGGTTCGGCATGCAGGCCGCGACCCAGGCGCTGGTGACCCTGCTGATCACGCTGTCCGATCCGTGGAACGAGGCGAAGGCGCTGACCTGGCTCGGCGGGTCGACCTACGGGCGTTCGTTCGCGCACCTGGTGCCGATGGCGCTGGCGATCCTGCTGGTCGTCCCGTTGCTGGTCCGTGCGCGCGGAGAGCTGGACCTGATCTCGCTGGACGACGAGACCCCGCGCGTGCTGGGCGTACCGGTGCCGCGGTCGCGGTTGCTGCTGCTCGTCGGCGCGGTGCTGCTGACCGGCAGCGCGGTCGCCGGGATCGGCGTGATCGCCTTCGTCGGCCTGGTCGCCCCGCACGCGGCCCGCGCGATCGTCGGACGGCGGCACGCGAGGGTGCTGCCGGTGGCGGCGTTGCTCGGCGCGTTGCTGGTCGGACTCGCGGACACGGTGGGCCGCACGGTGATCGCGCCGGCCCAGCTGCCCGCCGGGCTGATGACCGCGCTGATCGGCGTGCCGTACTTCGTCTGGCTGCTCCAGCGGTCGCGGGCCGCCACTACCCTGCGGGGATGA
- a CDS encoding cellulose-binding protein: MRRFTVMGVVVAALVLPGAQALAASPVEDEGADCAVSLPGSVPASAKLPDPFKKINGGRIATKAEWRCHRAEIKKLAERYVYGEKPRKPAGVSGSVSSTNISVNVTENGKSASFSAKVELPGGTGPFPAVVVVGGFGADTAAIKAAGAAVISYDPLAVVKEGTPRNNKQGAFYNLYGSTSSTGLLLAWAWGVSRIIDVVEQSGGSVLKAGAMGVTGCSRYGKGALVTGAFDQRIALTMPIESGSAGAPIFRGIPGESGAQPLSSAYGEQPWLGDAFGSYTGNPAGLPVDTHHLVGMVAPRGLFVMENPHIDWLAAKSGSVAALGGAEVYKALGAGANLTYWSDIQNGNHCATRSEWQAPLQQHIQKFLLGTGNTPGVIRISGKKPGNLGEWRDWQTPTLS, encoded by the coding sequence ATGCGCCGGTTCACGGTGATGGGTGTGGTGGTGGCGGCCTTGGTGCTGCCGGGCGCGCAGGCGCTGGCGGCCTCGCCGGTGGAGGACGAAGGGGCGGACTGCGCGGTGTCGCTGCCCGGCTCCGTGCCCGCCTCGGCGAAGCTGCCCGACCCGTTCAAGAAGATCAACGGCGGGCGCATCGCCACCAAGGCCGAGTGGCGGTGCCACCGCGCGGAGATCAAAAAGCTCGCCGAGCGGTACGTGTACGGCGAGAAACCGCGCAAACCCGCCGGTGTCAGCGGTTCCGTCAGCAGCACGAACATCTCGGTGAACGTCACCGAGAACGGCAAGAGCGCCAGCTTCTCCGCCAAGGTCGAACTCCCCGGCGGTACCGGCCCCTTCCCCGCCGTCGTGGTGGTTGGCGGCTTCGGCGCCGACACGGCCGCGATCAAAGCCGCCGGCGCCGCGGTGATCAGTTACGATCCGCTCGCCGTCGTTAAGGAGGGCACCCCGCGCAACAACAAGCAAGGCGCCTTCTACAACCTCTACGGTTCGACCAGCAGCACCGGCCTCCTGCTCGCCTGGGCCTGGGGCGTCAGCCGGATCATCGACGTCGTCGAGCAGTCCGGTGGCAGTGTGCTCAAAGCCGGCGCGATGGGCGTGACCGGGTGTTCGCGCTACGGCAAGGGCGCTTTGGTCACCGGCGCCTTCGACCAGCGCATCGCGCTCACCATGCCGATCGAGTCCGGCAGCGCGGGCGCGCCGATTTTCCGTGGTATCCCGGGGGAAAGCGGCGCGCAGCCGTTGAGCAGCGCCTACGGTGAACAACCCTGGCTCGGAGACGCGTTCGGGTCCTACACCGGGAACCCGGCCGGCCTTCCGGTGGACACCCACCACCTCGTCGGCATGGTCGCGCCGCGCGGGCTGTTCGTCATGGAGAACCCGCACATCGACTGGCTGGCCGCGAAATCCGGCAGCGTGGCCGCGCTCGGCGGCGCGGAGGTCTACAAAGCACTCGGCGCCGGGGCCAACCTCACCTACTGGTCCGACATCCAGAACGGCAACCACTGCGCCACCCGTTCCGAATGGCAGGCACCACTGCAGCAGCACATCCAGAAGTTCTTGCTGGGTACCGGGAACACTCCCGGCGTGATCCGGATTTCCGGCAAGAAGCCAGGAAATCTGGGGGAATGGCGGGACTGGCAGACCCCGACGCTGTCCTGA
- a CDS encoding aminoglycoside N(3)-acetyltransferase — protein sequence MTFPAGPLCTRDSLTADLRAAGVTAGQTLLVHTSLRSLGWVAGGAVAVVEALREVLGPDGTLVVPAMTGENSDPAHWSAPPVPPEWWEPIRRTMPAYDPAVTPSRMMGAVAEVVRTWPGARRSAHPQTSFAALGPRAAEITDDHALDCRLGEKSPLARLEAVEAQVLLLGADFANCSCFHLAEYRIPGPSEEVAFAALTPAGREWVTLTERRIDSDDFGSLGADFERDRPVRQGTVGAARTRLFLLADGVSYAERWLREHRSA from the coding sequence ATGACCTTCCCGGCCGGTCCACTGTGCACCCGAGACTCGCTGACCGCCGACCTGCGCGCGGCGGGCGTCACCGCGGGGCAGACGCTGCTGGTGCACACTTCGCTGCGCTCGCTGGGCTGGGTGGCCGGTGGCGCGGTGGCCGTGGTCGAAGCGCTGCGCGAGGTGCTCGGCCCGGACGGCACCCTCGTGGTGCCGGCGATGACCGGGGAGAACTCGGATCCGGCGCACTGGTCGGCTCCCCCGGTGCCGCCGGAGTGGTGGGAACCGATCCGGCGGACCATGCCCGCCTATGATCCCGCGGTGACGCCGTCGCGAATGATGGGCGCGGTCGCGGAGGTCGTCCGGACCTGGCCGGGGGCGCGTCGCAGCGCGCACCCGCAGACCTCGTTCGCCGCGCTCGGACCGCGCGCCGCCGAGATCACCGACGACCACGCCCTCGATTGCCGCCTCGGCGAGAAGAGCCCGCTCGCACGACTCGAAGCCGTGGAGGCGCAGGTGCTGCTCCTCGGGGCGGATTTCGCCAACTGCTCGTGCTTCCACTTGGCCGAGTACCGGATTCCCGGGCCGTCGGAGGAGGTCGCGTTCGCGGCGCTGACCCCGGCGGGCCGGGAATGGGTGACGCTGACCGAACGGCGCATCGACAGCGACGACTTCGGCTCGCTCGGCGCCGATTTCGAACGGGACCGGCCGGTGCGGCAGGGCACGGTCGGCGCGGCGCGCACCCGCTTGTTTCTCTTGGCGGACGGGGTCTCCTACGCCGAGCGGTGGTTGCGGGAGCACCGCTCGGCGTAG
- a CDS encoding ABC transporter ATP-binding protein produces MSDTPPRAATGVSAHEIDVAYGREVVVRAASVTVGAGMVTALIGPNGSGKSTLLRALARLHDPAAGGVTFDDGAELRALSTRELARRITLLSQHRTTPGGLSVRELVEFGRHPHRTRWGGRDPGGPAAVERALRLTGLAAIAGRPVQALSGGQGQRVWLASCLAQDTSLLLLDEPTTFLDLRYQVEILDMVRDLADEHGVGVGVVLHDLDQAAAIADRLLLIEDGRVTAEGSPGEVLTETNLTRAYGIRVEVETDPDGRIRTRAIGRFNGAGVPAAPA; encoded by the coding sequence GTGTCCGACACCCCGCCCCGCGCCGCCACCGGCGTCTCCGCGCACGAGATCGACGTCGCCTACGGGCGGGAAGTCGTGGTGCGCGCCGCTTCCGTCACCGTGGGCGCCGGGATGGTCACCGCGCTGATCGGGCCCAACGGCAGCGGCAAGTCCACCTTGCTGCGCGCGCTGGCCCGGTTGCACGACCCGGCCGCGGGCGGGGTCACCTTCGACGACGGCGCCGAACTGCGCGCGCTGTCCACCAGGGAACTCGCGCGCCGCATCACGCTGCTCTCGCAGCACCGCACCACACCCGGCGGGCTGTCGGTGCGGGAGCTGGTCGAATTCGGCAGGCACCCGCACCGCACCCGCTGGGGCGGCCGCGATCCCGGCGGCCCGGCCGCGGTGGAGCGCGCCCTCCGGCTGACCGGGCTGGCCGCCATCGCCGGCCGCCCGGTCCAGGCGCTGTCCGGCGGTCAGGGCCAGCGCGTCTGGCTGGCCAGCTGCCTCGCCCAGGACACCTCGCTGCTGCTGCTCGACGAGCCGACCACCTTCCTCGACCTGCGGTACCAGGTGGAGATCCTGGACATGGTCCGCGACCTCGCCGACGAGCACGGCGTCGGCGTCGGGGTGGTGCTGCACGACCTCGACCAGGCCGCCGCCATCGCCGACCGCCTGCTGCTGATCGAGGACGGCCGCGTCACCGCCGAGGGCAGCCCCGGCGAGGTGCTCACCGAAACGAACCTCACCCGGGCCTACGGCATCCGGGTGGAGGTCGAAACCGACCCGGACGGACGGATCCGCACCCGGGCCATCGGCCGGTTCAACGGCGCGGGCGTGCCCGCCGCCCCGGCCTGA
- a CDS encoding iron-siderophore ABC transporter substrate-binding protein, with amino-acid sequence MRKFRAFLALSAAAMVFAGGCGTTEDPQNTTGETAAAGAPVTVVDSRGKEVRLDAPAKRVAATEWNAVEHLVSLGVMPTAVSDIQGYGQWVSAAPLDGTPKDIGTRGEPSIDTLGSLDLDLVVVTDSLTEGALEQIEAKIPVVVLAGGDVKDPIGAMFANVDLLAKATGTEAKAAQLRTEFDNKIAEGKAAVEQAGAAGQPVAFSDSYVTSGTVSIRPFAKGALVPAVFERLGLTNPWTMPGDAVYGLAQADVEGLTQLPDVHFWYMANDTFGDAYADELAGNAIWQKLPFVVSGKVRKLPSSLWMFGGPKSMEQYVDAAVNALKS; translated from the coding sequence ATGCGCAAGTTCCGTGCGTTCCTCGCGCTGTCGGCGGCCGCCATGGTGTTCGCCGGTGGCTGCGGCACCACCGAGGATCCCCAGAACACCACCGGGGAAACGGCCGCGGCCGGGGCCCCGGTCACCGTGGTCGACTCCCGCGGCAAGGAGGTCCGCCTCGACGCGCCGGCCAAGCGGGTCGCGGCCACCGAGTGGAACGCGGTGGAGCACCTGGTTTCGCTCGGGGTCATGCCGACCGCGGTGTCCGACATCCAGGGCTACGGCCAGTGGGTGAGCGCGGCTCCGCTCGACGGCACCCCGAAGGACATCGGCACCCGCGGTGAGCCCAGCATCGACACGCTCGGCTCGCTGGACCTCGACCTCGTGGTGGTCACCGACAGCCTCACCGAGGGCGCGCTGGAGCAGATCGAGGCGAAGATCCCGGTGGTGGTGCTGGCCGGCGGGGACGTCAAGGACCCGATCGGCGCGATGTTCGCCAACGTGGACCTGCTCGCGAAGGCGACCGGGACCGAGGCCAAGGCCGCGCAGCTGCGGACCGAGTTCGACAACAAGATCGCCGAGGGCAAGGCGGCCGTCGAGCAGGCGGGCGCGGCCGGGCAGCCGGTCGCCTTCTCCGACTCCTACGTCACCTCCGGCACGGTCAGCATCCGGCCGTTCGCGAAGGGCGCGCTGGTGCCCGCGGTGTTCGAGCGGCTCGGCCTGACCAACCCGTGGACGATGCCGGGCGACGCGGTCTACGGGCTCGCGCAGGCCGATGTGGAAGGGCTGACCCAGCTCCCCGACGTGCACTTCTGGTACATGGCCAACGACACCTTCGGTGACGCCTACGCCGACGAGCTGGCCGGCAACGCGATCTGGCAGAAGCTGCCGTTCGTGGTCAGCGGCAAGGTGCGCAAGCTGCCGAGTTCGCTGTGGATGTTCGGCGGGCCGAAGTCGATGGAGCAGTACGTCGACGCCGCGGTCAACGCGCTGAAGTCGTAA
- a CDS encoding class I SAM-dependent methyltransferase: protein MGWEWDPSLYSGSAAYYARGRLAYPAALAEAIATALGLDGSGRLLDVGCGPGSLTLVLARHFREVVGVDADREMLAEAGRRADAAGVRDAKWVHLRAEELPAGLGRFDLVTFAQSFHWMDRPKVAAAVRGMLNPGGTCAHVHARTSHGTTSPDPLPYPRPPHTEITELVREYLGPVRRAGQGQLPDGTLDGESEIYRAAGFTGPARVEVPGRVVTRVTEDLVAAVYSLSSSTPHLFGDGRLAFEADLRELLHRTSPSGLFSEQTGDIAVDLWGA, encoded by the coding sequence GTGGGCTGGGAATGGGATCCGTCGCTGTATTCCGGGAGTGCCGCGTACTACGCGCGCGGGCGCTTGGCCTACCCGGCCGCCCTCGCCGAGGCGATCGCCACCGCGCTGGGGCTGGACGGTTCCGGCCGCCTGCTCGACGTCGGGTGCGGCCCCGGTTCGCTGACCCTGGTGCTGGCCCGGCACTTCCGTGAGGTGGTCGGCGTCGACGCGGACCGGGAGATGCTCGCCGAAGCCGGTCGCCGCGCGGATGCGGCCGGGGTGCGCGACGCGAAGTGGGTGCACCTGCGCGCGGAGGAGTTGCCCGCCGGGCTCGGCCGGTTCGACCTGGTCACCTTCGCCCAGTCCTTCCACTGGATGGACCGGCCGAAGGTGGCCGCGGCGGTGCGCGGCATGCTCAACCCCGGTGGTACCTGCGCGCACGTCCACGCCAGGACCAGCCACGGCACCACCTCGCCGGATCCGCTCCCGTACCCGCGTCCGCCGCACACCGAGATCACCGAGCTGGTGCGCGAATACCTCGGCCCGGTGCGGCGCGCGGGTCAGGGGCAGCTGCCGGACGGCACGCTCGACGGTGAGTCGGAGATCTACCGCGCCGCGGGGTTCACCGGTCCGGCGCGCGTCGAAGTGCCGGGCCGCGTGGTCACCCGGGTGACCGAGGACCTGGTCGCCGCGGTGTACTCGCTGTCCAGTTCGACCCCGCACCTGTTCGGTGACGGCCGCCTGGCCTTCGAGGCCGATCTGCGGGAGTTGTTGCACCGCACCAGCCCGAGCGGCCTGTTCAGCGAGCAGACCGGTGACATCGCCGTGGACCTCTGGGGCGCCTAG
- a CDS encoding NADPH-dependent FMN reductase, giving the protein MTKIGIILGSTRPGRNGEQVAHWVLEHAKARTDVTFDLIDLADHPLPHYDEPVSAMLGQYQHEHTKAWAERIAAFDGFVIVTPEYNHSTSGVLKNALDYLFAEWNNKAVGFVSYGAVGGARAVEHLRLVVGELKMADVRTSVSLSLFHDFEGFTRFEPTEVQAKTLGTLLDEVVEWSTALAPLRAPAA; this is encoded by the coding sequence ATGACCAAGATCGGCATCATCCTCGGCAGCACCCGTCCCGGCCGGAACGGCGAACAGGTCGCGCACTGGGTGCTCGAGCACGCCAAGGCCCGCACCGACGTCACCTTCGACCTGATCGACCTGGCCGACCACCCGCTCCCGCACTACGACGAACCGGTTTCCGCGATGCTGGGCCAGTACCAGCACGAGCACACGAAGGCGTGGGCCGAGCGGATCGCCGCCTTCGACGGGTTCGTCATCGTCACCCCGGAGTACAACCACTCCACCTCGGGCGTGCTCAAGAACGCGCTCGACTACCTGTTCGCGGAGTGGAACAACAAGGCGGTCGGCTTCGTCTCCTACGGCGCGGTCGGCGGCGCCCGCGCGGTGGAACACCTTCGACTCGTGGTGGGTGAGCTGAAAATGGCTGACGTGCGCACCAGTGTTTCGCTGTCGTTGTTCCACGACTTCGAGGGCTTCACCCGGTTCGAGCCGACCGAGGTCCAGGCGAAGACGCTGGGCACCCTGCTCGACGAGGTCGTCGAGTGGAGCACCGCGCTGGCCCCGCTGCGCGCACCGGCCGCCTGA
- a CDS encoding glutamate ABC transporter substrate-binding protein: MAGIFEVRRRRLATVLAAMAAAVTACDRPDTAGQAAPPHPLTLLDRAPVATDAEVAASPTAATIRRRGQLIVGGQLDLPLLSERNSITGETEGFDATLGKLLAKYLLGESTVKIVTATPETKETLLQVGTVDAVIRIYTITPERAQKVAFAGPYLRSGQAIATLDQERSIAKPADLNHRPVVAVAGTTSVDALREVAPKAKLETFGSTNECVQALESGRAVAYVHDLTALAGAARLNDRIQIVGEPFTSEPYGIGLPRGDAAFKEFVNGWLDKIVRSGLWAELWQSTLGTVVTGPPPEPPQLGSVPGS; the protein is encoded by the coding sequence ATGGCGGGCATTTTCGAAGTGCGCCGGCGGCGGCTGGCCACCGTGCTCGCCGCGATGGCGGCCGCGGTGACCGCTTGCGATCGCCCGGACACCGCAGGTCAAGCCGCTCCCCCACACCCGTTGACGTTGCTGGACCGGGCTCCGGTGGCCACTGACGCCGAGGTGGCCGCGTCGCCGACCGCGGCCACCATTCGCCGGCGCGGACAATTGATCGTCGGCGGCCAGCTCGATCTCCCGCTGCTTTCCGAGCGCAATTCGATCACCGGCGAAACCGAGGGTTTCGACGCCACACTGGGAAAGTTGCTGGCGAAATACCTGCTCGGCGAATCGACGGTGAAAATCGTGACCGCGACGCCGGAAACCAAGGAAACCCTGCTGCAGGTCGGCACCGTGGACGCGGTCATCCGGATCTACACGATCACCCCGGAACGGGCGCAGAAGGTCGCCTTCGCCGGGCCGTACCTGCGCTCGGGACAGGCCATCGCCACGCTGGACCAGGAGCGGTCGATCGCCAAGCCCGCCGATCTCAACCACCGCCCGGTGGTCGCCGTGGCGGGCACCACCAGCGTGGACGCGCTGCGGGAGGTCGCGCCGAAGGCCAAGCTGGAAACCTTCGGCAGCACCAACGAATGCGTGCAGGCGCTGGAATCCGGGCGGGCCGTGGCCTACGTGCACGACCTGACCGCGCTGGCCGGGGCGGCCCGGCTCAACGACCGGATCCAGATCGTCGGCGAGCCGTTCACCAGCGAGCCCTACGGCATCGGCCTGCCGCGCGGGGACGCCGCGTTCAAGGAGTTCGTCAACGGCTGGCTGGACAAGATCGTCCGCTCCGGGCTGTGGGCCGAGCTGTGGCAGTCCACGCTCGGCACGGTGGTCACCGGTCCGCCGCCGGAACCACCGCAGCTCGGTTCGGTGCCGGGTTCCTAG
- a CDS encoding TetR/AcrR family transcriptional regulator has protein sequence MDGPTLAVGKPRGERADAARNRILLLDTARELMAEQGADKVTMDGLAARAGLGKGTVFRRFGSRAGIFQALLDDEERALQQEILSGKPPLGPGAPPLERLVAYGRARVEFLFEHREIARASLDGGQPIPAGNELPVSRLHIRMLLGLLKPAVADLDVLAVQLAAALDGPLLLMLPVTGADVTRTRDQLARGWTELVERVCG, from the coding sequence ATGGACGGACCGACGCTGGCGGTGGGCAAACCGCGCGGGGAACGCGCCGACGCCGCGCGGAACCGGATCCTCCTGCTCGACACCGCCCGTGAGCTGATGGCCGAGCAGGGCGCCGACAAGGTGACGATGGACGGCCTCGCGGCCAGGGCGGGGCTCGGCAAGGGCACGGTGTTCCGCCGCTTCGGCAGCCGGGCCGGGATCTTCCAGGCACTGCTGGACGACGAGGAACGCGCGCTGCAGCAGGAAATCCTGTCCGGGAAGCCACCGCTCGGCCCCGGTGCCCCGCCACTGGAGCGCCTGGTCGCGTACGGGCGGGCACGGGTGGAATTCCTGTTCGAGCACCGGGAAATCGCGCGTGCTTCGCTCGACGGCGGTCAGCCGATCCCGGCGGGCAACGAGCTTCCGGTGTCTCGCCTGCACATCCGGATGCTGCTGGGGCTGCTCAAGCCCGCGGTGGCCGATCTCGACGTGCTCGCCGTGCAGCTCGCCGCGGCCTTGGACGGGCCGTTGCTGCTGATGCTCCCGGTGACCGGCGCGGACGTCACGCGAACCCGGGACCAGCTGGCGCGCGGCTGGACGGAGCTGGTCGAACGCGTCTGCGGCTGA
- a CDS encoding TetR/AcrR family transcriptional regulator, whose translation MTATRMAKADRRRFLLDRAFELSGARGTAALTLVTLAEAAGVTRPVVYEHFGTREGLLMAMYRDFDQRLIERMRAAVAGASLEEVARGLATAYVDAVLAEGAGCAEVGAALAATEETRAFRDESQAVYLDEFERAFRPHAELSRRRDRAALIAIHSALDGLAAAALAGRISRAKAVSTAVAVVLGVLPQ comes from the coding sequence ATGACCGCGACCCGGATGGCCAAGGCGGACCGCCGCCGGTTCCTGCTCGACCGCGCCTTCGAACTCAGCGGGGCGCGGGGCACGGCCGCGCTGACCCTGGTCACCCTCGCCGAGGCGGCGGGGGTGACGCGGCCGGTGGTCTACGAGCACTTCGGCACCCGCGAAGGGCTGCTGATGGCGATGTACCGCGATTTCGACCAGCGGCTGATCGAGCGGATGCGTGCCGCGGTGGCCGGTGCCTCGCTGGAGGAGGTCGCGCGCGGTCTGGCCACCGCGTACGTCGACGCCGTGCTCGCGGAGGGCGCCGGGTGCGCCGAAGTGGGCGCGGCGCTGGCCGCCACGGAAGAGACCCGTGCCTTCCGCGACGAGTCGCAGGCGGTCTACCTCGACGAGTTCGAGCGCGCGTTCCGGCCGCACGCCGAGCTTTCCCGCCGCCGCGACCGGGCCGCGCTGATCGCGATCCACAGTGCGCTCGACGGACTGGCCGCGGCGGCGCTGGCCGGGCGGATCTCCCGCGCCAAGGCCGTTTCCACCGCGGTCGCGGTGGTGCTCGGCGTGCTGCCGCAGTGA